The DNA sequence TGATCTGCACCGCCAGCGTCGAGGACCGCGTGCCGCCGTTCCTGCGCAACAGCGGCAAGGGGTGGGTCACCGCGGAATACGGCATGCTGCCGCGCGCCACCAGCACGCGGACGCAGCGCGAGTCGAGCGCCGGCAAGGTCGGCGGGCGCACGCAGGAGATCCAGCGTCTGATCGGCCGCTCGCTGCGCTCCATCACCAAGCTCAACGAGCTCGGCGAGCGCACGATCTGGATCGACTGCGACGTGATCCAGGCCGACGGCGGCACCCGCACGGCGTCGATCACCGGCGGCTTCGTCGCGCTCGTCCTGGCGCTGCAGCGGATGCGCGAGCTCGCGATCATCCGCACCATCCCGATCGTGGACTACGTCGCCGCGACGAGCGTGGGGATTGTCGGCGGCGCCGCCCTGCTCGACCTCGCCTACGACGAGGACTCGAAAGCGGAAGTCGACATGAACGTCGTCAAGACCGGCGACGGGCGCTTCATCGAGCTGCAGGGAACGGCGGAGGGACTCCCCTTCGACCGCCGCGCGCTCGACGCGCTGATGGGCCTCGCGGACGACGGCGTCAAGGAGCTGATCGACAAGCAGCGCGCCATCGTCGGGGACATGCTCAAGAAATAGCGCGTGCGCAGGCTGCTGATCGCGACCACGAACGCCGGGAAGCTGAGAGAGATCCGCGGCATCCTG is a window from the Vicinamibacterales bacterium genome containing:
- the rph gene encoding ribonuclease PH, which encodes MTRSDGRSASQLRPTTITPGYLAHAEGSVLMEVGRTRVICTASVEDRVPPFLRNSGKGWVTAEYGMLPRATSTRTQRESSAGKVGGRTQEIQRLIGRSLRSITKLNELGERTIWIDCDVIQADGGTRTASITGGFVALVLALQRMRELAIIRTIPIVDYVAATSVGIVGGAALLDLAYDEDSKAEVDMNVVKTGDGRFIELQGTAEGLPFDRRALDALMGLADDGVKELIDKQRAIVGDMLKK